The following proteins come from a genomic window of Aquimarina sp. MAR_2010_214:
- a CDS encoding thioredoxin fold domain-containing protein: MKNLLFIFGFLFCCYTQAQEINWMSMNDALEAQKKDPKKIFMDVYTDWCGPCKLLDKRTFHNKDVVSYVNKNYYAVKFNAEGKEEVKYNDFTYTNPNYNPDRKGRNSQHFFANALKITGYPSMVFFDEKGNLIAPVVGYKTPQQLEIYLKMIHNNDYKKLTSTDAWQKYEQSFVSTFEN; the protein is encoded by the coding sequence ATGAAAAACCTACTTTTTATTTTTGGATTTCTATTCTGCTGTTATACTCAAGCACAAGAGATCAATTGGATGTCTATGAATGATGCTCTGGAGGCTCAGAAAAAAGACCCAAAAAAGATCTTTATGGATGTGTATACAGATTGGTGTGGACCTTGTAAACTTCTGGATAAAAGAACTTTCCATAATAAGGATGTAGTTTCCTATGTGAATAAGAACTATTATGCAGTAAAGTTTAATGCAGAAGGAAAAGAAGAAGTAAAATATAATGATTTCACCTATACCAATCCAAATTATAATCCAGATAGGAAAGGAAGGAATAGCCAACATTTTTTTGCAAACGCGCTCAAAATAACTGGATATCCTAGTATGGTATTTTTTGATGAAAAAGGAAATCTTATTGCTCCTGTAGTGGGTTATAAAACACCACAACAGTTGGAGATATATCTTAAAATGATTCATAATAATGATTATAAAAAATTAACCAGTACAGACGCTTGGCAGAAATATGAACAGTCTTTTGTAAGTACTTTCGAAAATTAA
- a CDS encoding peptide MFS transporter, whose protein sequence is MVQDNSNDFSLLGHKPALYVLFFTEMWERFSYYGMRAIFVLFLTSTFAEGGWEWSNERALALLGTYTSLVYVTPVIGGWIADKFTGYQKAVALGALVMTLGHAAMALETETTLYIGVGLLIIGNGLFKPNITSIVSGLYDKFPERKDGAFTIFYMGVNSGGFIGVLLCGFLGENLSWAWGFGLAGIFMMLGMLQFWFGRSIFENVGVEPSKKIDLSDAIENMPDEVEEKVPAHVQRDRYIVVGVLAFFVVFFWASFEQASGSMTIFANKFTQRVLSGSSASIFKIVDTLITIVPLGVITWVLFKLFSQTFKKISLSNIVLGVSFLSVWAIALWKLSVILPQKTTEIPASWFLILNSLFIITLAPLFSKVWESKYNPSATVKFGLGMILLGVGFGMLAWGSASIPQGAKTASVSLVWLVVAYLLHTMGELCLSPVGLSYVSKLVPAKKIGIMFGLWYLAIAIGNKLAGFVGSYIDVIVNTYSMSAFFLIFTIVPIAVGVILILITSKMKKMMHGVH, encoded by the coding sequence ATGGTTCAAGACAATTCAAATGACTTTAGTCTATTAGGTCATAAACCCGCATTGTATGTATTGTTTTTTACAGAAATGTGGGAACGCTTTTCGTACTATGGAATGCGCGCAATTTTTGTATTATTTTTAACTTCTACTTTTGCAGAAGGAGGTTGGGAATGGTCTAATGAAAGAGCGCTAGCCCTTTTAGGAACATACACTTCTTTAGTTTATGTAACCCCCGTTATAGGAGGGTGGATTGCCGATAAATTTACAGGATATCAAAAAGCAGTTGCACTAGGTGCTCTGGTAATGACGCTTGGGCATGCTGCAATGGCATTAGAAACAGAAACTACACTATATATAGGTGTAGGACTGTTAATCATAGGTAATGGTTTATTTAAACCAAATATTACATCGATTGTTAGTGGTCTGTATGATAAGTTTCCAGAAAGGAAAGATGGGGCTTTTACCATTTTTTATATGGGTGTAAACTCTGGTGGTTTTATTGGTGTTTTGCTTTGTGGTTTCTTAGGAGAGAACTTAAGTTGGGCATGGGGATTTGGTTTGGCTGGTATTTTTATGATGCTGGGCATGCTGCAATTCTGGTTTGGTAGAAGTATTTTTGAGAATGTAGGAGTAGAACCATCCAAAAAAATAGATTTATCCGATGCTATCGAAAACATGCCAGATGAAGTTGAAGAAAAAGTGCCTGCTCATGTACAAAGAGATCGTTACATTGTTGTAGGGGTCTTAGCATTTTTTGTAGTATTCTTCTGGGCATCTTTTGAGCAAGCCAGTGGATCTATGACTATTTTTGCAAATAAATTTACGCAACGTGTATTGAGTGGAAGTTCTGCATCAATATTTAAAATAGTAGACACATTAATAACGATTGTACCTTTAGGAGTTATCACCTGGGTTTTATTTAAACTGTTTTCACAAACGTTTAAAAAAATATCATTATCCAATATTGTTTTAGGAGTAAGCTTCTTAAGTGTATGGGCAATTGCATTATGGAAACTTTCTGTAATTCTACCACAGAAAACAACTGAAATTCCGGCATCCTGGTTTCTGATTTTGAACTCATTATTTATTATTACACTTGCACCCTTATTTTCTAAAGTATGGGAAAGTAAGTATAACCCTTCTGCCACTGTGAAATTTGGACTAGGAATGATATTATTAGGTGTAGGGTTCGGAATGCTAGCATGGGGTTCTGCATCGATTCCCCAAGGAGCAAAAACTGCATCCGTTAGTTTAGTATGGTTGGTTGTGGCTTACTTACTGCATACTATGGGTGAATTATGTTTATCTCCGGTAGGATTATCCTATGTTTCAAAATTAGTACCAGCAAAAAAAATAGGAATAATGTTTGGTCTATGGTATCTGGCCATTGCTATTGGTAATAAATTAGCTGGTTTTGTTGGTAGTTATATCGATGTGATTGTTAATACATATTCGATGTCTGCTTTCTTTTTAATCTTTACTATAGTACCAATAGCGGTTGGGGTAATACTAATTTTGATTACTTCAAAAATGAAGAAAATGATGCATGGAGTGCATTAA
- a CDS encoding serine hydrolase produces the protein MKKILVIAVPSMLFIVLLFSFVSAKQPELPQEVQTSQISHQISEPPEVHFSDSFKERLVDTIQAYFNKAIDKHQIVGAAVAIVKCDSVIYLDGYGKRNVALKDKINKETIFRIGSVSKGFAGILTGIHVEEGLLNWEDKIVDYIPEFQMASKKQTKKVTLSHVLSHTTGLPYHSFTNLVEDGLPITRIASKFREVVTIEQPGNIYSYQNAVFALSGKVIEQVTGQSLREVIQNKIFDPLQMTSASASYEALEESDNVAQPHQRIRHGWRSTRINKKYYNNAIAAGGINASIADMGKWMKFLLGNNPEVMMPNTMHAVFSPKIQVGGRRQYYQRWPGYSKSFYGMGWRVHSFVDTDTKESNTIVHHGGSVNNYRSEIAIYPNEDLGICVLFNSQNKMAKDCIPTIYKMIQEIMNTQKDPLLKESLVLL, from the coding sequence ATGAAAAAAATACTAGTCATAGCTGTCCCATCTATGTTGTTTATTGTGCTACTTTTTTCTTTTGTTTCAGCCAAACAACCAGAATTACCTCAAGAAGTCCAAACCAGCCAAATATCACATCAAATATCAGAACCACCAGAAGTTCACTTCTCAGACTCGTTTAAGGAGCGATTGGTAGATACTATTCAAGCATATTTTAATAAAGCTATAGATAAGCACCAAATTGTAGGAGCTGCTGTTGCTATTGTAAAATGTGATTCTGTTATTTATTTAGATGGTTATGGTAAAAGGAATGTAGCTTTAAAAGATAAAATCAATAAAGAAACAATCTTTAGAATTGGATCTGTTTCCAAAGGTTTTGCTGGTATACTAACTGGAATTCATGTAGAAGAAGGATTATTAAATTGGGAAGATAAAATTGTGGATTATATTCCTGAATTTCAAATGGCTAGTAAAAAACAAACAAAAAAAGTAACTCTGTCTCATGTGTTGTCACATACTACAGGTTTACCATATCATAGTTTTACCAATCTTGTAGAAGATGGATTGCCAATAACAAGAATTGCAAGCAAATTTAGAGAGGTGGTTACTATTGAACAACCAGGTAATATTTATAGTTATCAAAATGCCGTTTTTGCATTAAGTGGTAAAGTAATAGAACAAGTTACTGGTCAATCTTTGAGAGAAGTTATTCAAAATAAAATTTTTGACCCTTTACAAATGACTTCTGCTTCGGCAAGTTATGAAGCTCTTGAAGAGTCTGATAATGTGGCGCAACCACATCAGCGTATTCGACATGGGTGGCGTTCTACACGTATTAATAAAAAATATTACAATAATGCTATAGCTGCAGGAGGAATTAATGCAAGTATAGCAGATATGGGGAAGTGGATGAAATTTTTGCTTGGGAATAATCCAGAAGTTATGATGCCTAATACAATGCACGCAGTATTTAGCCCAAAAATACAAGTAGGAGGAAGAAGACAGTATTATCAGAGGTGGCCCGGATATTCTAAATCTTTTTATGGTATGGGATGGCGTGTGCATTCTTTTGTAGATACTGATACCAAAGAGTCAAATACTATTGTGCATCATGGAGGGAGTGTCAACAATTACAGAAGCGAAATTGCAATTTACCCTAATGAAGATCTGGGAATTTGTGTGCTTTTTAACAGTCAAAACAAAATGGCAAAAGATTGTATACCTACAATTTATAAAATGATACAAGAAATAATGAATACTCAGAAAGACCCATTGCTCAAAGAGTCTTTAGTATTATTATAA